The following proteins are co-located in the Methylomonas sp. 11b genome:
- a CDS encoding methanol dehydrogenase: MNKLVMLGALLLALGLSGAAKAYDGTKCKEAGNCWEPKPGYPAQVAGSKYDPKHDPNELNKQAQSIKEMEARNAKRTETMAKTGKFVYDVEGQ; encoded by the coding sequence GTAATGTTAGGCGCGTTATTGCTGGCTCTGGGGCTATCAGGCGCGGCAAAAGCCTATGACGGTACAAAATGTAAAGAAGCGGGCAACTGCTGGGAGCCGAAACCGGGTTATCCGGCGCAAGTGGCCGGCAGCAAATACGACCCTAAACACGATCCGAACGAATTGAACAAACAGGCCCAATCGATCAAGGAAATGGAAGCGCGCAATGCCAAGCGGACCGAGACCATGGCGAAAACCGGCAAGTTTGTTTACGACGTGGAAGGTCAATAG